From Lemur catta isolate mLemCat1 chromosome 19, mLemCat1.pri, whole genome shotgun sequence, a single genomic window includes:
- the LOC123624341 gene encoding uncharacterized protein LOC123624341 isoform X2: MLPPPDSSQPRGSSLRARGSPQLPQFLWQHRVWVQGSKGCGGHRRWRLESRSGATEKSLQPRVQLQKETLAGAKESLGVNKVPMWPLWTILLLMQLWGSLGAPLCRREPFYFLVAIMKMLGNKNDGTLYTSDDLSARGPHLEPQAPRGRGEKEEENKVTSEVSVLLGQGLDKLPPTCPHACLFSDTPSSLLFQERTKQCTGVL; encoded by the exons ATGCTCCCCCCCCCAGATTCTTCCCAGCCAAGAGGCTCCTCTCTTAGGGCCAGAGGGAGCCCACagttgcctcagtttctctggcAGCACAGGGTCTGGGTCCAAGGTTCAAAGGGGTGTGGTGGCCACAGACGGTGGAGACTGGAGAGCAGGTCTGGGGCCACAGAGAAGAGCCTCCAGCCCAGAGTCCAGCTCCAAAAGG AAACCTTGGCTGGGGCCAAAGAAAGCCTGGGAGTGAACAAGGTGCCCATGTGGCCTCTCTGGACCATCCTCCTGCTCATGCAGCTCTGGGGGAGCCTAGGAGCCCCCCTCTGCCGGAGGGAGCCTTTTTACTTCCTTGTTGCTATCATGAAGATGCTg GGAAACAAAAATGATGGCACTCTCTACACTTCAGATGATCTCTCG GCCAGAGGACCTCACCTGGAGCCCCAGGCGCCAAGGGGAAGAggtgagaaggaggaggaaaataaGGTGACATCTGAAGTCTCTGTCCTCCTGGGGCAGGGGTTGGATAAAttgccccccacctgcccccatgCTTGTCTTTTTTCAGAtactccctcttctctcctcttccaagAAAGGACAAAGCAGTGCACAGGTGTCCTCTAG
- the LOC123624341 gene encoding uncharacterized protein LOC123624341 isoform X1: MLPPPDSSQPRGSSLRARGSPQLPQFLWQHRVWVQGSKGCGGHRRWRLESRSGATEKSLQPRVQLQKETLAGAKESLGVNKVPMWPLWTILLLMQLWGSLGAPLCRREPFYFLVAIMKMLGNKNDGTLYTSDDLSVCPAETLGCFRLELSVIGFEEGPSVGTAVFRLQRLLDALGSQLWVASQGPCLPCEVHPQRSVPLFLAKLLELLQRACARHLPTA; encoded by the exons ATGCTCCCCCCCCCAGATTCTTCCCAGCCAAGAGGCTCCTCTCTTAGGGCCAGAGGGAGCCCACagttgcctcagtttctctggcAGCACAGGGTCTGGGTCCAAGGTTCAAAGGGGTGTGGTGGCCACAGACGGTGGAGACTGGAGAGCAGGTCTGGGGCCACAGAGAAGAGCCTCCAGCCCAGAGTCCAGCTCCAAAAGG AAACCTTGGCTGGGGCCAAAGAAAGCCTGGGAGTGAACAAGGTGCCCATGTGGCCTCTCTGGACCATCCTCCTGCTCATGCAGCTCTGGGGGAGCCTAGGAGCCCCCCTCTGCCGGAGGGAGCCTTTTTACTTCCTTGTTGCTATCATGAAGATGCTg GGAAACAAAAATGATGGCACTCTCTACACTTCAGATGATCTCTCG GTGTGTCCTGCTGAGACTCTAGGCTGCTTCAGGCTGGAGCTGTCTGTGATTGGGTTTGAGGAGGGCCCATCTGTGGGGACTGCTGTGTTCCGGCTACAGCGCCTGCTGGATGCTCTGGGGTCCCAGCTGTGGGTGGCCAGCCAGGGGCCTTGCCTGCCTTGTGAAGTACATCCCCAGAGGTCTGTCCCCCTCTTCCTGGCCAAACTCTTGGAGTTATTACAGAGAGCTTGTGCTCGGCACCTGCCCACAGCATGA
- the RPS16 gene encoding 40S ribosomal protein S16, which produces MPSKGPLQSVQVFGRKKTATAVAHCKRGNGLIKVNGRPLEMIEPRTLQYKLLEPVLLLGKERFAGVDIRVRVKGGGHVAQIYAIRQSISKALVAYYQKYVDEASKKEIKDILIQYDRTLLVADPRRCESKKFGGPGARARYQKSYR; this is translated from the exons ATGCCGTCCAAGGGCCCGTTGCAGTCCGTGCAGGTCTTCGGACGCAAG AAAACGGCCACAGCCGTGGCGCACTGCAAACGCGGCAATGGCCTTATCAAGGTGAACGGGCGGCCCCTGGAGATGATTGAGCCGCGCACGCTCCAATACAAG CTGCTGGAACCTGTTCTGCTTCTGGGTAAGGAGCGGTTCGCTGGTGTGGACATCCGTGTCCGTGTGAAGGGTGGTGGTCATGTGGCCCAGATTTATG CTATTCGTCAGTCCATCTCCAAAGCCCTGGTCGCCTATTACCAGAAAT ATGTGGATGAGGCTTCCAAGAAGGAGATCAAAGACATCCTCATCCAGTATGATCGGACCCTGCTGGTAGCTGACCCCCGTCGCTGCGAATCCAAAAAGTTTGGAGGCCCTGGTGCCCGTGCTCGCTACCAGAAATCTTACCGATAA